From a region of the Candidatus Limnocylindrales bacterium genome:
- a CDS encoding efflux RND transporter periplasmic adaptor subunit: MRYRGNILRLLSIDLLLIAAMSACSRPAPPPPPAPKVTIAQPIAREVTEWDDYTARLEATDSVEVRARVSGYLQAVLFHDGAIVKKGDLLMLIDPRPYEATLRSAEADLALAKSRLDIAAKNRARANELIRSHAISQEDADIRESNLHQAEANVEQAEAAVDAAKLDVEFTEITAPIGGRIGRRLVTQGNLISGGNGAQSTLLATIVSLDPIYAYFDADERAYLKYTHLAQTGERPSSREHRNPVWVGIGDEEGFPREGSMDFVDNQLDPSTGTMVARAELPNPDLRLAPGLFARLRLIGSGKFQAVQIPDEAIVSDQSQKFVWVVDNENRAQYRKIQAGVLIDGLRVVRDGLSTDDWVITSGIQRVKSGQPVDPERQKIEPAPSPAAAAAPPAQPQSAGR, translated from the coding sequence TTGCGATATCGCGGCAACATCCTCCGACTCCTTTCCATCGACCTGCTGCTGATCGCAGCCATGTCGGCGTGCAGCCGCCCTGCCCCGCCGCCGCCGCCCGCTCCAAAAGTCACCATTGCCCAGCCGATCGCCAGGGAAGTCACCGAATGGGACGACTACACCGCGCGCCTCGAAGCCACCGATTCGGTCGAGGTCCGCGCGCGCGTCAGCGGTTATCTTCAGGCGGTTCTGTTCCACGACGGCGCGATCGTGAAGAAAGGCGATCTGCTGATGCTGATCGATCCGCGGCCGTATGAGGCGACGCTGCGCAGCGCGGAAGCCGACCTCGCGCTTGCAAAATCCCGGCTCGACATTGCCGCCAAGAATCGTGCGCGAGCCAACGAGCTGATCCGGAGCCACGCGATCTCGCAGGAAGACGCCGATATCCGCGAATCGAATCTTCACCAGGCCGAAGCGAACGTCGAGCAGGCCGAGGCCGCCGTCGACGCGGCAAAGCTCGACGTCGAGTTCACGGAAATCACCGCGCCCATCGGCGGCCGGATCGGCCGCCGCCTCGTCACGCAGGGCAACCTCATCAGCGGCGGCAACGGCGCCCAGAGCACGCTGCTTGCCACCATCGTCTCGCTCGATCCGATCTACGCGTACTTCGATGCCGACGAACGCGCGTACCTCAAGTACACCCATCTCGCGCAGACGGGAGAGCGCCCGAGCTCGCGCGAGCATCGCAATCCGGTGTGGGTCGGCATCGGCGACGAGGAAGGCTTTCCACGCGAAGGCTCGATGGATTTCGTCGACAATCAGCTCGACCCGTCGACCGGAACGATGGTTGCGCGCGCCGAGCTGCCGAATCCGGACCTCAGGCTGGCGCCCGGGCTGTTCGCGCGCCTGCGTCTGATCGGAAGCGGAAAGTTCCAGGCCGTGCAGATTCCCGACGAGGCGATCGTCAGCGACCAGTCGCAGAAATTCGTCTGGGTCGTCGACAATGAGAACCGTGCGCAGTACCGCAAGATCCAGGCGGGAGTGCTGATCGACGGGCTGCGCGTCGTACGCGACGGACTGTCGACGGACGACTGGGTGATCACGAGCGGCATCCAGCGCGTCAAGTCGGGCCAGCCCGTCGATCCCGAGCGCCAGAAGATCGAGCCTGCACCGTCGCCGGCGGCAGCCGCGGCTCCGCCCGCGCAGCCGCAAAGCGCCGGCCGATGA
- the pap gene encoding polyphosphate:AMP phosphotransferase gives MFESAEIGHRLEKGQYKREEPALRQSLLEAQYELLRAAHIPVVVLVAGADGAGKGETVNLFNQWMDPRHIHAHAFGQPTEEEAERPPMWRFWQALPPKGRIGILFGSWYTQPILDRVMHGSKRAEFERELERIRRLETMLAAEGTVLVKLWFHLSRSAQRDRLKKLSSDKRTAWRVTSVERKRFKHFDEFRETSEEALRMTSTGVAPWQVIDGSDDEYRALTAGNLLLDALRCRPAGSAAPPTVSQTAVAKPPIDGRDLLNTLDYTATLPRKKYSKKLESLQGRLALLMRSKKMRRRSLIVVFEGMDAAGKGSAIRRVTQALDARSYHVIPIAAPTDEERAQPYLWRFWRHIPRHDAAVIFDRSWYGRVLVERVEGFAAEPDWMRAYSEINDFESQLAESGTVLLKFWLAITPEEQLRRFKEREEIPFKRFKITQEDWRNRDKWPEYERAVCDMIEQTSTDVAPWDLIAANDKLHARVEVLRRICERIEAAP, from the coding sequence ATGTTCGAATCCGCAGAAATCGGCCACCGGCTGGAGAAGGGACAATACAAGCGAGAGGAGCCGGCGCTCAGGCAGTCCCTGCTCGAAGCGCAGTACGAGCTGCTGCGCGCGGCGCACATTCCAGTGGTCGTCCTCGTCGCCGGTGCAGACGGCGCCGGCAAGGGCGAGACCGTCAACCTGTTCAATCAGTGGATGGATCCGCGTCACATCCATGCGCATGCGTTCGGTCAACCGACCGAAGAGGAAGCCGAGCGTCCGCCGATGTGGCGCTTCTGGCAGGCGCTGCCGCCCAAAGGCCGCATCGGCATCCTGTTCGGCTCCTGGTACACGCAGCCGATCCTCGACCGCGTGATGCACGGCAGCAAGCGCGCGGAGTTCGAGCGCGAGCTCGAGCGCATCCGCCGGCTCGAGACGATGCTGGCGGCCGAAGGCACGGTCCTGGTCAAGCTCTGGTTCCATCTTTCCAGATCGGCGCAGCGCGATCGTCTGAAGAAGCTTTCGTCCGACAAGAGGACGGCGTGGCGTGTCACGTCGGTCGAGCGCAAGCGATTCAAACACTTCGACGAGTTTCGCGAGACCAGCGAGGAAGCGCTGCGGATGACGAGCACGGGCGTTGCGCCGTGGCAGGTGATCGACGGATCCGACGACGAGTACCGCGCGTTGACTGCCGGCAACCTGCTGCTGGACGCTCTTCGCTGCCGGCCAGCCGGCAGCGCAGCTCCGCCGACCGTTTCCCAGACCGCCGTTGCCAAGCCGCCAATCGACGGCCGCGATCTGCTGAACACGCTCGACTACACGGCCACGCTTCCCAGGAAGAAGTATTCGAAGAAGCTCGAATCGCTTCAGGGCCGACTCGCGCTCCTGATGCGGTCGAAGAAGATGCGCCGGCGTTCGCTGATCGTCGTCTTCGAGGGAATGGACGCCGCCGGCAAGGGCAGCGCGATCCGCCGCGTGACGCAGGCGCTCGATGCGCGATCCTACCACGTGATACCGATTGCCGCGCCGACCGACGAAGAGCGCGCGCAACCGTACCTGTGGCGCTTCTGGCGGCACATCCCCCGGCACGACGCCGCGGTCATCTTCGACCGCTCGTGGTACGGGCGGGTTCTCGTCGAACGCGTCGAAGGGTTTGCTGCCGAGCCCGACTGGATGCGCGCCTACAGTGAGATCAACGACTTCGAGTCGCAGCTTGCCGAGAGCGGCACCGTGCTGCTCAAGTTCTGGCTTGCCATCACGCCGGAGGAGCAGCTCCGCCGATTCAAGGAGCGCGAGGAGATTCCGTTCAAGCGCTTCAAGATCACGCAGGAAGACTGGCGCAATCGCGACAAGTGGCCGGAGTACGAGCGCGCGGTCTGCGACATGATCGAGCAGACGTCGACCGACGTAGCCCCGTGGGACCTGATCGCCGCCAACGACAAGCTGCACGCGCGCGTCGAGGTCCTGCGCCGCATCTGCGAGCGGATCGAAGCGGCGCCCTGA
- a CDS encoding SDR family oxidoreductase, whose translation MAAQKQAALIIGAGDSTGGAIARRFAREGYVACVTRRDGSKLEPLVREIREAGGEAEGFASDARKEEQVAELVERIETGIGPIEVYVFNIGANVPSSILDETPRKYFKIWEMACFSAFLTAQAVARRMAARERGTILFTGATASLRGSAGFGAFSGAKHALRALAQSMARELGPKNIHVAHVVVDGAIDTAFIRDNFPARYAQKDQDGILNPDHIAENYWNLHKQPRDAWTFELDLRPWIESW comes from the coding sequence ATGGCCGCACAGAAACAGGCCGCGCTGATCATCGGCGCCGGAGACTCGACCGGCGGCGCCATCGCGCGTCGTTTTGCGCGCGAAGGCTACGTTGCATGCGTTACGCGCCGCGACGGCAGCAAGCTCGAGCCGCTCGTTCGCGAGATCCGGGAAGCCGGCGGCGAAGCCGAAGGCTTCGCGTCCGATGCGCGAAAGGAAGAGCAGGTTGCGGAGCTCGTCGAGCGCATCGAGACCGGCATCGGACCGATCGAAGTCTACGTCTTCAACATCGGCGCCAACGTGCCGAGCAGCATCCTCGACGAGACGCCGCGCAAGTATTTCAAGATCTGGGAGATGGCGTGCTTCTCGGCGTTCCTTACGGCGCAGGCGGTTGCGCGCCGCATGGCTGCGCGCGAACGCGGGACGATCCTGTTTACCGGCGCCACGGCGTCGCTGCGCGGCTCGGCAGGGTTCGGCGCGTTCTCGGGCGCCAAGCATGCGCTTCGCGCGCTCGCCCAGAGCATGGCGCGCGAGCTCGGCCCGAAGAACATCCATGTCGCGCACGTCGTCGTCGACGGAGCGATCGACACCGCGTTCATCCGCGACAACTTCCCGGCCAGGTACGCGCAGAAGGACCAGGACGGGATCCTCAATCCGGATCACATCGCCGAGAACTACTGGAATCTCCACAAGCAGCCACGCGACGCCTGGACCTTCGAGCTCGACCTGCGACCGTGGATCGAGAGCTGGTGA
- a CDS encoding 2-hydroxychromene-2-carboxylate isomerase: protein MQKTVEFYFDFGSPTTYLAWTQLPKLCADEGAMLIYKPMLLGGVFQATGNASPATIPAKGAYMGADLARFARRYDVPFAFNPHFPINTLTMMRIATGVVVSRPADVDRFLGAVFRAMWVDGRNLGDLDVLSQVLDESGLPAGELLAMASDAKVKGALKAETENAVARGIFGAPSMFVGDELFFGQDRLDFVREALRAR, encoded by the coding sequence ATGCAGAAGACAGTCGAGTTTTATTTCGATTTCGGCAGCCCGACGACGTATCTCGCATGGACTCAGCTCCCGAAGCTGTGCGCCGATGAAGGCGCCATGCTCATCTACAAGCCGATGCTGCTTGGCGGCGTATTCCAGGCGACCGGCAACGCGTCGCCGGCGACGATTCCGGCCAAGGGCGCCTACATGGGCGCGGATCTGGCACGTTTCGCGCGCCGCTACGACGTGCCGTTCGCGTTCAACCCGCATTTCCCGATCAACACGCTGACGATGATGCGGATTGCGACCGGCGTGGTGGTGTCGCGGCCGGCGGATGTCGACCGTTTTCTTGGCGCCGTGTTCCGCGCGATGTGGGTCGACGGCCGCAATCTCGGAGACCTCGACGTTCTCTCGCAGGTTCTCGACGAGAGCGGGCTGCCCGCCGGCGAGCTTCTCGCGATGGCGTCCGACGCAAAAGTAAAGGGCGCGCTCAAGGCCGAGACCGAAAATGCGGTCGCGCGCGGGATCTTCGGTGCGCCGTCGATGTTCGTCGGCGATGAGCTGTTCTTCGGACAGGACCGGCTCGACTTCGTGCGCGAGGCGCTGCGGGCGCGCTGA
- a CDS encoding anti-sigma factor translates to MTTHEQYTEDLTLYALGVLDGAARIALERHLASCAECRAELERLRSDVARLALSQSDASAPARARERLLTAIANEPKTTLGPKVMPLARRSAWGPVGWVAAAAAVLVAAATWERSNVLEQRQSVLEQQHAALEQQRISLEKQLAELQTKYVEGRTEIAKAREMLAAFTAPGARHVTLVSTEEKPQPQGKAIYVAERANLLFVANNLPPLAAGSAYELWLIPPDGAPLPAGVFTPDAQGNAVVMNPPLPAGTGVKAFAVTVEPAGGSPAPTTKPMLVGAAT, encoded by the coding sequence ATGACGACGCACGAGCAGTATACCGAAGACCTTACCCTCTACGCGCTCGGGGTGCTCGACGGCGCCGCACGCATCGCGCTCGAGCGCCATCTCGCGAGCTGCGCGGAATGCCGCGCCGAGCTCGAGCGCCTTCGCAGCGACGTCGCACGGCTGGCGCTGTCGCAGTCGGATGCAAGCGCGCCTGCGCGCGCGCGCGAACGGCTTCTGACGGCGATTGCGAACGAGCCGAAAACGACGCTCGGGCCGAAGGTCATGCCGCTCGCCCGCCGTTCGGCGTGGGGGCCGGTCGGCTGGGTGGCGGCCGCAGCCGCCGTGCTCGTTGCTGCCGCGACGTGGGAGAGAAGCAACGTTCTCGAACAGCGTCAGAGCGTTCTCGAGCAGCAGCATGCTGCACTCGAGCAGCAGCGGATCAGCCTCGAAAAGCAGCTTGCGGAGCTTCAGACGAAGTACGTCGAAGGCCGCACGGAGATTGCGAAAGCGCGCGAGATGCTCGCTGCGTTCACCGCACCCGGAGCCAGGCACGTCACGCTGGTGTCGACCGAGGAGAAACCGCAGCCGCAGGGCAAGGCGATCTACGTTGCCGAGCGCGCGAATCTTCTGTTCGTCGCAAACAACCTGCCGCCGCTTGCGGCAGGCAGTGCATACGAGCTGTGGCTCATTCCGCCGGACGGTGCGCCGCTTCCTGCCGGCGTGTTCACGCCGGACGCCCAGGGCAATGCGGTCGTGATGAATCCGCCGCTACCTGCGGGAACCGGTGTCAAAGCGTTCGCCGTTACAGTGGAGCCGGCCGGAGGCTCGCCGGCGCCGACGACCAAGCCGATGCTGGTGGGAGCGGCGACGTAA
- a CDS encoding sigma-70 family RNA polymerase sigma factor, which yields MPRADLKEDVADSVLVTRVRSGDEKAMAQLYDRYSPVVYGVASRVLGNAEAAEDVLQEVFLQLWRTPESFEAGRGSLAGWLAMISRNRAVDILRKRRPQVDIDDIDVPLVTDFAESADNGRFLGKIRGVLENIPAQQRSALEMAFFDGLTHTEIAQKTGEPIGTIKTRIRSAVLHLREALSV from the coding sequence TTGCCCAGAGCAGACCTCAAGGAAGATGTGGCCGACTCCGTGCTCGTCACTCGCGTCCGCTCCGGCGACGAGAAGGCGATGGCGCAGCTCTACGACCGTTATTCGCCGGTCGTTTACGGCGTGGCCTCGAGGGTGCTCGGCAATGCCGAAGCCGCCGAAGACGTCCTGCAGGAGGTGTTTCTGCAACTCTGGCGCACCCCGGAGTCTTTCGAAGCCGGGCGCGGCAGTCTTGCCGGCTGGCTCGCGATGATCTCGCGCAACCGCGCGGTCGACATCCTTCGCAAGCGCCGACCGCAGGTCGACATCGACGACATCGACGTCCCCCTCGTCACCGACTTCGCCGAATCGGCCGACAACGGAAGATTCCTCGGAAAGATCCGCGGCGTGCTCGAGAACATTCCTGCACAGCAGCGCAGCGCGCTCGAGATGGCGTTCTTCGACGGGCTGACTCACACCGAAATCGCACAGAAGACCGGCGAGCCGATCGGGACGATCAAGACGCGCATCCGGTCGGCGGTGCTTCATCTTCGGGAGGCTCTGAGCGTATGA
- a CDS encoding M12 family metallo-peptidase, protein MRAGNRALAASARGLAKGGQLVVKGVMLQGEAIASTLDLERFDVWRPDAVIEIDGQRAAVPTTAYFRGKVSGDDSSMAVISIRESGEIQGTVNKGGHTWLVGKGRSQRGLHSRSVKMDDVPAFECGNDDRFSPSERLGVDVDSAASLTSGTVLDQPHVANIAIETDYEYYAKFNNTANALDYMADLVGYADVTYSREINTDMQIGFTRLFTEDNDPYSTSPASTSALLDELSNYWNANMKSVGRTLVQMLSGKNLGGGIAYIGVLCDNYLSGGSADYGLSSSLGMNFNWDGDQSHNPASVVWDIYVMQHEIGHNFNSPHAHDYCNIGGSALPIDNCWTGCQAGATVGLPSCTSPTPFFTSGGGQGTIMSYCHQQGGYGAIAMTFGEGHTCGTLPGREASRMAAFVNSQAASFPTCFAAPTCGNGRLDAGEQCDGVNLAGATCASRGFVSGSLSCSATCTFNTSQCSNCGNNVINAGEFCDGTALGGGTCTQQGCSGGGTLACNSTCTAYDKTGCLSCPPCNGNHICDAGEDCTGCPSDCIGGSTTGAVCGNGKCEAGNGEDCVSCPSDCNGTQGGKPQNRYCCGDGSGSGPIPCSDSRCTASGRTCTTVPSVPTSYCCGNDICQASENCSNCATDCAAASETCGNGLDDNCNGKIDCLDAACSTLPACVCKSTGVSCTAGSQCCSGSCRTKGKNAGTCN, encoded by the coding sequence ATGAGGGCGGGCAATCGTGCGCTTGCCGCATCGGCCCGGGGTCTCGCCAAAGGCGGTCAACTCGTCGTCAAGGGAGTGATGCTCCAGGGCGAGGCGATCGCTTCCACGCTCGACCTGGAACGCTTCGACGTGTGGCGACCGGACGCAGTCATCGAGATCGACGGCCAGCGCGCAGCGGTGCCGACCACTGCGTACTTCCGCGGCAAGGTCAGCGGGGACGATTCCTCCATGGCCGTGATCTCGATTCGCGAGAGCGGCGAGATTCAGGGCACGGTGAACAAGGGCGGGCACACGTGGCTCGTCGGCAAGGGACGCAGCCAGCGAGGGCTTCACTCGCGAAGCGTGAAGATGGACGACGTCCCGGCGTTCGAGTGCGGGAACGACGACCGGTTCTCGCCGAGCGAACGGCTCGGCGTCGACGTCGATTCGGCTGCCTCGCTCACGAGCGGAACGGTCCTCGACCAGCCGCATGTCGCCAACATCGCGATCGAGACCGACTACGAGTACTACGCAAAGTTCAACAACACGGCCAATGCGCTCGACTACATGGCCGACCTCGTCGGCTACGCCGACGTAACCTACTCGCGCGAAATCAACACCGACATGCAGATCGGCTTCACGCGCCTGTTTACCGAGGACAACGATCCGTACTCGACGTCGCCCGCAAGCACGAGCGCGCTGCTGGACGAGCTCAGCAATTACTGGAATGCGAACATGAAGAGCGTGGGTCGCACGCTCGTGCAGATGCTGTCGGGAAAGAATCTCGGCGGCGGCATCGCGTATATCGGCGTGCTCTGCGACAATTACCTGAGCGGCGGCTCGGCCGACTACGGCCTTTCGTCGAGCCTCGGCATGAACTTCAACTGGGACGGCGACCAGAGCCACAATCCCGCGAGCGTGGTCTGGGATATCTACGTGATGCAGCACGAGATCGGCCACAACTTCAATTCCCCGCACGCCCACGACTACTGCAATATCGGCGGCAGTGCGCTGCCGATCGACAACTGCTGGACCGGCTGCCAGGCGGGCGCGACCGTCGGCCTGCCGTCGTGCACGTCGCCGACACCGTTCTTCACGAGCGGCGGCGGCCAGGGAACCATCATGAGCTACTGCCACCAGCAAGGTGGCTACGGCGCGATCGCGATGACGTTCGGCGAGGGCCATACATGCGGCACGCTTCCCGGCCGCGAGGCCAGCCGCATGGCCGCGTTCGTCAATTCGCAGGCTGCGTCGTTCCCGACCTGCTTTGCCGCCCCGACGTGCGGCAACGGAAGGCTCGATGCGGGCGAGCAGTGCGACGGCGTCAATCTGGCCGGCGCGACGTGCGCGAGCCGCGGTTTCGTCAGCGGATCACTCTCGTGCTCGGCCACGTGCACCTTCAATACGTCCCAGTGCAGCAACTGTGGAAACAACGTCATCAACGCGGGTGAATTCTGCGACGGTACCGCTCTCGGCGGCGGCACGTGCACGCAGCAAGGCTGCTCCGGCGGCGGAACGCTCGCGTGCAACTCGACGTGCACCGCGTACGACAAGACCGGCTGCCTCAGCTGCCCGCCATGCAACGGCAACCACATCTGCGATGCCGGAGAGGACTGCACGGGATGTCCTTCCGACTGCATCGGCGGCTCGACTACCGGTGCCGTCTGCGGCAACGGGAAGTGCGAAGCCGGCAACGGCGAGGATTGCGTGTCGTGTCCGTCCGACTGCAACGGCACGCAGGGCGGGAAGCCGCAGAACCGTTACTGCTGCGGCGACGGCTCGGGCTCGGGTCCGATCCCGTGCAGCGACAGCCGCTGCACTGCGAGCGGGCGCACCTGCACGACCGTGCCGTCGGTGCCGACGAGCTACTGCTGCGGCAACGACATCTGCCAAGCGTCGGAAAACTGTTCCAATTGTGCGACCGATTGCGCGGCCGCCAGCGAAACCTGCGGCAACGGCCTCGACGACAACTGCAACGGCAAGATCGATTGTCTCGACGCCGCCTGCAGCACGCTGCCGGCGTGCGTGTGCAAGTCGACAGGAGTCAGCTGCACGGCGGGCAGCCAGTGCTGCTCGGGATCGTGCCGCACCAAGGGCAAGAACGCGGGCACCTGCAACTGA
- a CDS encoding NAD(P)/FAD-dependent oxidoreductase: MTTNAPTDSEPTAGHAVPFDPDALRDRYRAERDKRLRSDGNEQYVEVTGSFEHYLDDPYVEPGFTRAALTDEVEVAVIGGGFGGLLAGARLRQAGVQSIRMIDPAGDFGGTWYWNRYPGIACDIESYTYLPLLEEVGYVPKEKYSHGKEILEHSQAIARKFDLYRDACLQTRVEELRWDEAASRWIISTNHGDRMRARFVCLATGPLNRPKLPGIRGIEDFRGHSFHASRWDYAYTGGDSEGNLTGLAGKRVGVIGTGATAVQIVPHLGEWAGHLYVFQRTPSSVDVKINPATDPAWASSLPAGWHQHRMDNFNNLVSGIPQPEDLVSDGWTDIITNLLLGISKGEMTDFSEQGIQRAVELADFEKMEAIRARIDATVKDPATAAALKPWYRQFCKRPCFHNEYLETFNRPNVTLVDTDGRGADRITANGVVAGGREYELDCLIFATGFEVGTDYCRRAGMQIFGRSGMSLSEWWSEGVRTLHGMHVHGFPNCFLLSNSQAGFTASFPHMLNEQAKHLTYIIRRAVEGGSDVVEASEEAVRQWIDRCIEKAGAGMEFLENCTPGYYNNEGKLSERSVQNGFYGGGTGSPEFIGILEAWRADGKMAGLAVTKAA; the protein is encoded by the coding sequence ATGACGACCAACGCGCCGACTGACTCCGAACCGACTGCCGGACACGCCGTGCCTTTCGACCCGGACGCGCTGCGCGACCGTTACCGCGCCGAGCGCGACAAGCGTCTTCGCAGCGACGGCAACGAGCAGTACGTCGAAGTCACGGGCAGCTTCGAACATTACCTCGACGACCCGTACGTCGAGCCCGGCTTCACGCGCGCGGCGCTCACCGATGAAGTCGAAGTCGCCGTCATCGGAGGCGGGTTCGGCGGCCTTCTCGCCGGAGCAAGGCTGCGTCAGGCCGGCGTCCAGAGCATTCGCATGATCGATCCCGCCGGCGACTTCGGCGGCACCTGGTACTGGAACCGGTATCCCGGCATCGCGTGCGACATCGAGTCGTACACGTACCTTCCGCTGCTCGAGGAAGTCGGCTACGTGCCGAAAGAGAAGTACTCCCACGGAAAGGAAATCCTCGAGCATTCGCAGGCGATCGCGCGCAAGTTCGACCTCTATCGCGACGCATGCCTGCAGACCCGCGTCGAGGAGCTTCGCTGGGACGAGGCCGCGTCACGCTGGATCATCTCGACCAATCACGGCGACCGCATGCGCGCACGTTTCGTGTGCCTTGCGACCGGGCCGCTCAACCGCCCCAAGCTTCCCGGCATCCGCGGCATCGAGGACTTCCGCGGTCACTCGTTCCACGCGAGCCGCTGGGATTACGCGTACACGGGCGGCGACTCCGAGGGCAACCTGACCGGACTTGCCGGCAAACGTGTCGGCGTGATCGGCACCGGTGCGACGGCCGTGCAGATCGTTCCGCACCTCGGCGAGTGGGCCGGACACCTTTACGTATTCCAGCGTACGCCGTCGTCGGTCGACGTGAAGATCAATCCGGCGACGGATCCGGCGTGGGCGTCGTCGCTTCCGGCGGGCTGGCACCAGCATCGCATGGACAATTTCAACAACCTCGTCTCCGGCATCCCGCAGCCCGAAGACCTCGTCAGCGACGGCTGGACCGACATCATCACGAATCTCCTGCTGGGCATTTCGAAGGGAGAGATGACCGACTTTTCGGAGCAGGGCATTCAGCGCGCCGTCGAGCTTGCCGACTTCGAGAAGATGGAAGCGATTCGCGCGCGCATCGACGCGACCGTCAAGGACCCCGCGACGGCCGCAGCGCTCAAGCCGTGGTACCGGCAGTTCTGCAAGCGGCCGTGCTTCCACAACGAGTACCTGGAGACGTTCAACCGCCCGAACGTGACGCTGGTCGATACCGACGGCCGCGGCGCAGACCGCATCACGGCGAACGGAGTCGTCGCGGGCGGCCGCGAGTACGAGCTCGACTGCCTGATCTTCGCTACCGGTTTCGAGGTCGGCACCGATTACTGCCGGCGCGCCGGCATGCAGATCTTCGGACGCAGCGGCATGAGCCTGAGCGAGTGGTGGTCCGAAGGCGTCCGGACGCTGCACGGCATGCACGTGCACGGCTTTCCGAACTGCTTCCTGCTCAGCAACTCGCAGGCCGGCTTCACCGCGAGCTTTCCGCACATGCTCAACGAACAGGCCAAGCACCTGACGTACATCATCCGGCGTGCCGTCGAGGGCGGCTCGGACGTCGTCGAAGCCAGCGAGGAAGCGGTGCGGCAGTGGATCGATCGCTGCATCGAGAAGGCCGGCGCGGGGATGGAGTTCCTCGAGAACTGCACGCCCGGCTACTACAACAACGAGGGCAAGCTGTCCGAGCGCAGCGTCCAGAACGGGTTCTACGGCGGCGGCACCGGATCGCCGGAGTTCATCGGCATCCTCGAAGCGTGGCGCGCCGATGGAAAGATGGCCGGCCTCGCGGTGACCAAAGCAGCATAG